From the Lepus europaeus isolate LE1 chromosome 12, mLepTim1.pri, whole genome shotgun sequence genome, one window contains:
- the PTGES2 gene encoding LOW QUALITY PROTEIN: prostaglandin E synthase 2 (The sequence of the model RefSeq protein was modified relative to this genomic sequence to represent the inferred CDS: deleted 1 base in 1 codon), giving the protein MKALNAQGKEVTEFCNKYWLMLDEEEARRMYGAKEARTEEMKWRQWADDWLVHLISPNVYRTPAEALASFDYIVREGKFGAVEGAMAKYVGAAAMYLISKRLKSRHHLQDDVREDLYAAADKWVAAVGRERPFMGGQQPNLADLAVYGVLRVMEGLEAFDDLMRHTRIGPWYLRVERAIADAPHAC; this is encoded by the exons ATGAAGGCGCTGAACGCCCAGGGCAAGGAGGTGACCGAGTTCTGCAACAAGTACTGGCTCATGCTGGACGAGGAGGAAGCCCGGCGCATGTACGGGGCCAAGGAGGCCAGGAC GGAGGAGATGAAGTGGCGGCAGTGGGCGGACGACTGGCTGGTGCACCTCATCTCCCCCAACGTGTACCGCACG CCCGCCGAGGCCCTGGCCTCCTTCGACTACATCGTCCGCGAGGGCAAGTTCGGGGCCGTGGAGGGCGCCATGGCCAAGTACGTGGGAGCAGCCGCCATGTACCTCATCAGCAAGCGTCTCAAGAGCAG gcacCACCTGCAGGACGACGTGCGCGAGGACCTCTACGCCGCCGCCGACAAGTGGGTGGCAGCCGTGGGCAGGGAGCGGCCCTTCATGGGGGGCCAGCAGCCAAACCTCGCCGACCTG gcgGTGTACGGCGTGCTGCGGGtgatggaggggctggaggccttCGACGACCTCATGCGGCACACACGCATCGGGCCCTGGTACCTGCGGGTGGAGCGGGCCATCGCCGACGCCCCCCACGCGTGCTGA